A genomic region of Pyrus communis chromosome 14, drPyrComm1.1, whole genome shotgun sequence contains the following coding sequences:
- the LOC137716368 gene encoding histone-lysine N-methyltransferase EZA1-like isoform X3, producing MAEDQSVVGRRRIYYDEDGSEALVYSGSDDEAEEPEKVKHEFSAGEDRILLMAFQEHGLGEEVVEVVREFIGVPILEILDRYNTIKERNREKREPDGCISLDKSLSAALDSFDNLFCRRCLVFDCRLHGCSQPLIYPSEKLQWSGHDENQEPCGDRCYLRLSIVTSERESVPGSSISAERPSSHGYTDLTHNERSIPGDAVPATSETIQCSHILKMHNENTGKRKVMKHTDKVAKDLTIVPDDFRGSSKKQKRLDALDLVTATSEPIPVRVHISRGEPRDVTEVPELRQTSNSTRGQVERMCSNSEWKPVEKDLYMKGLQIFGRNSCLIARNLLSGLRTCMEVSSYMHNSGSSMPNRSVVGPSSFMEDNVKADLDQTEQEMSLKPRLLRRRGKARRLKYSWKSAGHPTMWKRIADGKNDSLKLYTPCGCQSMCGKECSCMSNGTCCEKYCGCSKSCKNRFRGCHCAKSQCRSRQCPCFAAGRECDPDVCRHCWVSCGDGSLGEPPKQGECQCGNMRLLLRQQQRTLLSKSDVAGWGAFFKNPVNKNDYLGEYNGEIISHQEADKRGKIYDRVNSSFLFDLNEQYVLDAYRKGDKLKFANHSSNPNCHAKVMLVAGVC from the exons ATGGCTGAAGACCAATCAGTAGTTGGGAGGAGGCGTATTTACTACGATGAAGATGGCAGTGAAGCTCTTGTCTACAGTGGcagtgatgatgaggcagaagaACCCGAAAAAGTAAAACATGAATTTTCTGCGGGCGAAGATCGAATTCTGTT GATGGCCTTTCAGGAGCATGGCCTAGGCGAGGAAGTAGTGGAAGTTGTGAGGGAGTTTATTGGAGTCCCCATTTTGGAAATCCTG GACCGTTATAACACAATCAAGGAAAGGAACCGCGAGAAACGTGAACCCGATGGGTGCATTTCTCTTGATAAGAGTCTTAGTGCCGCCTTAGATTCTTTCGATAACCTTTTCTGTCGCCGTTGCTTG GTGTTTGATTGTCGTTTGCATGGATGCTCTCAACCTTTAATCTATCCT aGTGAAAAGTTGCAGTGGTCCGGTCATGACGAGAACCAGGAACCTTGCGGTGATCGATGTTACCTCAGG TTGAGTATAGTAACatcagagagagaaagtgttccAGGATCATCCATTAGTGCCGAGCGACCAAGTTCTCATGGCTATACAGACCTCACACACAACGAAAGAAGCATTCCTGGAGATGCTGTGCCTGCAACTTCAGAAACCATTCAGTGTTCTCACATCCTGAAGATGCACAATGAAAATACAGGGAAGCGCAAGGTTATGAAGCATACAGATAAAGTGGCAAAGGACCTAACTATAGTACCCGATGATTTCCGCGGTTCTTCTAAGAAACAAAAGAGATTAGATGCTTTGGATTTGGTAACTGCAACTAGTGAACCTATCCCAGTTCGGGTTCACATTTCCAGAGGTGAACCAAGAGATGTAACCGAAGTGCCTGAACTGAGGCAAACATCCAATTCTACACGTGGACAAGTTGAGCGGATGTGTAGCAACTCTGAGTGGAAACCAGTGGAGAAAGATTTATACATGAAGGGACTACAGATATTTGGGAGAAACAG TTGCCTCATAGCGAGGAACTTACTCTCTGGATTGAGGACGTGTATGGAGGTGTCTAGTTACATGCATAATTCTGGATCTTCAATGCCTAACAGATCTGTGGTTGGACCATCGTCATTTATGGAAGACAATGTGAAAGCTGATTTGGATCAGACA GAACAAGAGATGTCGTTAAAGCCACGGTTACTTCGTAGAAGGGGTAAAGCACGGAGGCTGAAGTATTCTTGGAAGTCTGCTGGGCACCCAACAATGTGGAAAAGGATTGCTGATGGCAAAAACGATTCACTTAAACTGTATACGCCATGTGGATGCCAGTCTATGTGTGGAAAGGAATGTTCTTGTATGAGTAATGGAACCTGCTGTGAAAAATACTGTGG GTGCTCAAAGAGTTGCAAAAATAGGTTCAGGGGATGTCACTGTGCAAAGAGTCAGTGTAGAAGTCGGCAGTGCCCATGCTTTGCTGCTGGGCGCGAATGTGACCCAGATGTCTGTCGTCATTGTTGGGTTAG TTGTGGGGATGGTTCACTAGGCGAGCCACCGAAACAGGGAGAGTGTCAGTGTGGTAACATGAGGCTTCTTCTAAGACAACAACAGAGG actCTCCTGAGCAAGTCTGATGTTGCTGGTTGGGGAGCCTTCTTTAAG AACCCCGTAAACAAGAATGATTATCTTGGAGAATATAATGGTGAAATCATCTCGCATCAGGAAGCAGACAAGCGGGGGAAGATTTATGATCGTGTAAACTCATCATTCCTTTTCGACTTGAATGAACAG TATGTCCTAGATGCTTACCGAAAGGGAGACAAgcttaaatttgcaaaccactCATCAAATCCTAACTGCCATGCAAAG GTAATGCTGGTAGCGGGTGTGTGCTAA
- the LOC137714086 gene encoding protein trichome birefringence-like 6 — protein MQDIEENKKRTTKLEGCDFSTRGRWVYDESYPLYTRRSCPFIYEGFDCQGSGRLDKNFTKWRWQPQDCEIPRFDATKMLELMRGKRLLYVGDSINRNQFESMVCMLMGDIRDPNRPRISHAKGTYSFYFVDYKFTVEFSPSVFLVEKGTKRVGQKQVQTSLRIDTIDQGSSRWRGADILVFDTEHWWTDFKTNSGKNFYQEGGKIHPFLDVHTALRKGLMTWAAWVDKSINPRKTQVFFRTSSPTHFSGGEWKSSRSCIGATEPLPKPSGMANKKDVVLEEVVKQMKTRVTLLNITSLSEYRIDAHPSAIKDCSHWCLPGLPDAWNELLYLHFLSDS, from the exons ATGCAAGACATTGAAGAAAACAAGAAGAGAACAACAAAATTAGAAGGATGTGATTTTAGTACAAGAGGGAGGTGGGTCTATGATGAAAGCTATCCGTTGTACACACGTCGATCATGTCCTTTCATATATGAAGGTTTTGATTGTCAAGGCAGTGGGAGATTAGATAAAAACTTCACCAAGTGGAGGTGGCAACCACAAGATTGTGAAATTCCAAG GTTCGATGCAACAAAAATGCTGGAACTGATGAGAGGTAAACGGCTACTTTATGTGGGGGATTCAATCAATAGAAATCAATTTGAATCCATGGTGTGCATGCTAATGGGAGATATAAGAGATCCCAATAGGCCCAGAATCTCCCATGCCAAGGGGACTTATAGTTTTTACTTTGTG GATTACAAGTTTACAGTCGAGTTTTCTCCATCCGTTTTCTTGGTTGAGAAAGGCACAAAAAGAGTAGGGCAGAAGCAGGTGCAAACGTCCTTGCGAATTGATACCATTGATCAGGGTTCATCTAGATGGAGAGGAGCTGATATTTTGGTATTCGACACTGAACATTGGTGGACCGATTTCAAAACTAACTCTGG GAAGAATTTTTACCAGGAAGGGGgaaaaattcatccatttcttGATGTTCACACAGCTCTCAGAAAAGGTTTGATGACCTGGGCAGCATGGGTTGATAAAAGTATCAATCCACGCAAAACCCAAGTTTTCTTTCGAACTTCATCACCAACGCATTTCAG CGGAGGTGAGTGGAAATCGAGCAGGAGTTGTATAGGAGCTACTGAACCCCTCCCCAAACCTTCAGGAATGGCAAACAAGAAAGATGTAGTCCTAGAGGAGGTTGTAAAGCAGATGAAAACTCGTGTGACATTGTTGAACATAACAAGCCTGTCAGAATATAGAATAGATGCTCATCCATCAGCCATCAAAGATTGCAGCCATTGGTGTCTTCCTGGCCTGCCCGATGCCTGGAATGAATTGTTGTATCTGCACTTCCTCAGTGACTCGTGA
- the LOC137716368 gene encoding histone-lysine N-methyltransferase EZA1-like isoform X1 — MAEDQSVVGRRRIYYDEDGSEALVYSGSDDEAEEPEKVKHEFSAGEDRILLMAFQEHGLGEEVVEVVREFIGVPILEILDRYNTIKERNREKREPDGCISLDKSLSAALDSFDNLFCRRCLVFDCRLHGCSQPLIYPSEKLQWSGHDENQEPCGDRCYLRLSIVTSERESVPGSSISAERPSSHGYTDLTHNERSIPGDAVPATSETIQCSHILKMHNENTGKRKVMKHTDKVAKDLTIVPDDFRGSSKKQKRLDALDLVTATSEPIPVRVHISRGEPRDVTEVPELRQTSNSTRGQVERMCSNSEWKPVEKDLYMKGLQIFGRNSCLIARNLLSGLRTCMEVSSYMHNSGSSMPNRSVVGPSSFMEDNVKADLDQTEQEMSLKPRLLRRRGKARRLKYSWKSAGHPTMWKRIADGKNDSLKLYTPCGCQSMCGKECSCMSNGTCCEKYCGCSKSCKNRFRGCHCAKSQCRSRQCPCFAAGRECDPDVCRHCWVSCGDGSLGEPPKQGECQCGNMRLLLRQQQRTLLSKSDVAGWGAFFKNPVNKNDYLGEYNGEIISHQEADKRGKIYDRVNSSFLFDLNEQYVLDAYRKGDKLKFANHSSNPNCHAKVMLVAGDHRVGIFAKEHIDAGEELFYDYCYLSEAAPVWAQKPEGSKRDDSSVSRGRAKKHQAL, encoded by the exons ATGGCTGAAGACCAATCAGTAGTTGGGAGGAGGCGTATTTACTACGATGAAGATGGCAGTGAAGCTCTTGTCTACAGTGGcagtgatgatgaggcagaagaACCCGAAAAAGTAAAACATGAATTTTCTGCGGGCGAAGATCGAATTCTGTT GATGGCCTTTCAGGAGCATGGCCTAGGCGAGGAAGTAGTGGAAGTTGTGAGGGAGTTTATTGGAGTCCCCATTTTGGAAATCCTG GACCGTTATAACACAATCAAGGAAAGGAACCGCGAGAAACGTGAACCCGATGGGTGCATTTCTCTTGATAAGAGTCTTAGTGCCGCCTTAGATTCTTTCGATAACCTTTTCTGTCGCCGTTGCTTG GTGTTTGATTGTCGTTTGCATGGATGCTCTCAACCTTTAATCTATCCT aGTGAAAAGTTGCAGTGGTCCGGTCATGACGAGAACCAGGAACCTTGCGGTGATCGATGTTACCTCAGG TTGAGTATAGTAACatcagagagagaaagtgttccAGGATCATCCATTAGTGCCGAGCGACCAAGTTCTCATGGCTATACAGACCTCACACACAACGAAAGAAGCATTCCTGGAGATGCTGTGCCTGCAACTTCAGAAACCATTCAGTGTTCTCACATCCTGAAGATGCACAATGAAAATACAGGGAAGCGCAAGGTTATGAAGCATACAGATAAAGTGGCAAAGGACCTAACTATAGTACCCGATGATTTCCGCGGTTCTTCTAAGAAACAAAAGAGATTAGATGCTTTGGATTTGGTAACTGCAACTAGTGAACCTATCCCAGTTCGGGTTCACATTTCCAGAGGTGAACCAAGAGATGTAACCGAAGTGCCTGAACTGAGGCAAACATCCAATTCTACACGTGGACAAGTTGAGCGGATGTGTAGCAACTCTGAGTGGAAACCAGTGGAGAAAGATTTATACATGAAGGGACTACAGATATTTGGGAGAAACAG TTGCCTCATAGCGAGGAACTTACTCTCTGGATTGAGGACGTGTATGGAGGTGTCTAGTTACATGCATAATTCTGGATCTTCAATGCCTAACAGATCTGTGGTTGGACCATCGTCATTTATGGAAGACAATGTGAAAGCTGATTTGGATCAGACA GAACAAGAGATGTCGTTAAAGCCACGGTTACTTCGTAGAAGGGGTAAAGCACGGAGGCTGAAGTATTCTTGGAAGTCTGCTGGGCACCCAACAATGTGGAAAAGGATTGCTGATGGCAAAAACGATTCACTTAAACTGTATACGCCATGTGGATGCCAGTCTATGTGTGGAAAGGAATGTTCTTGTATGAGTAATGGAACCTGCTGTGAAAAATACTGTGG GTGCTCAAAGAGTTGCAAAAATAGGTTCAGGGGATGTCACTGTGCAAAGAGTCAGTGTAGAAGTCGGCAGTGCCCATGCTTTGCTGCTGGGCGCGAATGTGACCCAGATGTCTGTCGTCATTGTTGGGTTAG TTGTGGGGATGGTTCACTAGGCGAGCCACCGAAACAGGGAGAGTGTCAGTGTGGTAACATGAGGCTTCTTCTAAGACAACAACAGAGG actCTCCTGAGCAAGTCTGATGTTGCTGGTTGGGGAGCCTTCTTTAAG AACCCCGTAAACAAGAATGATTATCTTGGAGAATATAATGGTGAAATCATCTCGCATCAGGAAGCAGACAAGCGGGGGAAGATTTATGATCGTGTAAACTCATCATTCCTTTTCGACTTGAATGAACAG TATGTCCTAGATGCTTACCGAAAGGGAGACAAgcttaaatttgcaaaccactCATCAAATCCTAACTGCCATGCAAA GGTAATGCTGGTTGCGGGTGATCATCGAGTTGGCATATTTGCCAAGGAGCATATTGATGCCGGTGAGGAGCTCTTCTACGATTATTGTTATCTTTCAGAGGCAGCGCCTGTATGGGCTCAAAAACCGGAGGGTTCTAAGAGGGACGATTCATCTGTCTCCAGAGGCAGAGCGAAAAAGCACCAAGCCCTTTGA
- the LOC137716368 gene encoding histone-lysine N-methyltransferase EZA1-like isoform X2 codes for MAFQEHGLGEEVVEVVREFIGVPILEILDRYNTIKERNREKREPDGCISLDKSLSAALDSFDNLFCRRCLVFDCRLHGCSQPLIYPSEKLQWSGHDENQEPCGDRCYLRLSIVTSERESVPGSSISAERPSSHGYTDLTHNERSIPGDAVPATSETIQCSHILKMHNENTGKRKVMKHTDKVAKDLTIVPDDFRGSSKKQKRLDALDLVTATSEPIPVRVHISRGEPRDVTEVPELRQTSNSTRGQVERMCSNSEWKPVEKDLYMKGLQIFGRNSCLIARNLLSGLRTCMEVSSYMHNSGSSMPNRSVVGPSSFMEDNVKADLDQTEQEMSLKPRLLRRRGKARRLKYSWKSAGHPTMWKRIADGKNDSLKLYTPCGCQSMCGKECSCMSNGTCCEKYCGCSKSCKNRFRGCHCAKSQCRSRQCPCFAAGRECDPDVCRHCWVSCGDGSLGEPPKQGECQCGNMRLLLRQQQRTLLSKSDVAGWGAFFKNPVNKNDYLGEYNGEIISHQEADKRGKIYDRVNSSFLFDLNEQYVLDAYRKGDKLKFANHSSNPNCHAKVMLVAGDHRVGIFAKEHIDAGEELFYDYCYLSEAAPVWAQKPEGSKRDDSSVSRGRAKKHQAL; via the exons ATGGCCTTTCAGGAGCATGGCCTAGGCGAGGAAGTAGTGGAAGTTGTGAGGGAGTTTATTGGAGTCCCCATTTTGGAAATCCTG GACCGTTATAACACAATCAAGGAAAGGAACCGCGAGAAACGTGAACCCGATGGGTGCATTTCTCTTGATAAGAGTCTTAGTGCCGCCTTAGATTCTTTCGATAACCTTTTCTGTCGCCGTTGCTTG GTGTTTGATTGTCGTTTGCATGGATGCTCTCAACCTTTAATCTATCCT aGTGAAAAGTTGCAGTGGTCCGGTCATGACGAGAACCAGGAACCTTGCGGTGATCGATGTTACCTCAGG TTGAGTATAGTAACatcagagagagaaagtgttccAGGATCATCCATTAGTGCCGAGCGACCAAGTTCTCATGGCTATACAGACCTCACACACAACGAAAGAAGCATTCCTGGAGATGCTGTGCCTGCAACTTCAGAAACCATTCAGTGTTCTCACATCCTGAAGATGCACAATGAAAATACAGGGAAGCGCAAGGTTATGAAGCATACAGATAAAGTGGCAAAGGACCTAACTATAGTACCCGATGATTTCCGCGGTTCTTCTAAGAAACAAAAGAGATTAGATGCTTTGGATTTGGTAACTGCAACTAGTGAACCTATCCCAGTTCGGGTTCACATTTCCAGAGGTGAACCAAGAGATGTAACCGAAGTGCCTGAACTGAGGCAAACATCCAATTCTACACGTGGACAAGTTGAGCGGATGTGTAGCAACTCTGAGTGGAAACCAGTGGAGAAAGATTTATACATGAAGGGACTACAGATATTTGGGAGAAACAG TTGCCTCATAGCGAGGAACTTACTCTCTGGATTGAGGACGTGTATGGAGGTGTCTAGTTACATGCATAATTCTGGATCTTCAATGCCTAACAGATCTGTGGTTGGACCATCGTCATTTATGGAAGACAATGTGAAAGCTGATTTGGATCAGACA GAACAAGAGATGTCGTTAAAGCCACGGTTACTTCGTAGAAGGGGTAAAGCACGGAGGCTGAAGTATTCTTGGAAGTCTGCTGGGCACCCAACAATGTGGAAAAGGATTGCTGATGGCAAAAACGATTCACTTAAACTGTATACGCCATGTGGATGCCAGTCTATGTGTGGAAAGGAATGTTCTTGTATGAGTAATGGAACCTGCTGTGAAAAATACTGTGG GTGCTCAAAGAGTTGCAAAAATAGGTTCAGGGGATGTCACTGTGCAAAGAGTCAGTGTAGAAGTCGGCAGTGCCCATGCTTTGCTGCTGGGCGCGAATGTGACCCAGATGTCTGTCGTCATTGTTGGGTTAG TTGTGGGGATGGTTCACTAGGCGAGCCACCGAAACAGGGAGAGTGTCAGTGTGGTAACATGAGGCTTCTTCTAAGACAACAACAGAGG actCTCCTGAGCAAGTCTGATGTTGCTGGTTGGGGAGCCTTCTTTAAG AACCCCGTAAACAAGAATGATTATCTTGGAGAATATAATGGTGAAATCATCTCGCATCAGGAAGCAGACAAGCGGGGGAAGATTTATGATCGTGTAAACTCATCATTCCTTTTCGACTTGAATGAACAG TATGTCCTAGATGCTTACCGAAAGGGAGACAAgcttaaatttgcaaaccactCATCAAATCCTAACTGCCATGCAAA GGTAATGCTGGTTGCGGGTGATCATCGAGTTGGCATATTTGCCAAGGAGCATATTGATGCCGGTGAGGAGCTCTTCTACGATTATTGTTATCTTTCAGAGGCAGCGCCTGTATGGGCTCAAAAACCGGAGGGTTCTAAGAGGGACGATTCATCTGTCTCCAGAGGCAGAGCGAAAAAGCACCAAGCCCTTTGA
- the LOC137714676 gene encoding uncharacterized protein: MANAFFSFTPFDFGVLGGGGGLTPQLEDYEKEDQELKGKPDHLFGIEELGLGEMEKLSHLSKDQQQSKASDLMLDNFSFHTGCSEHDLQRPSFKSEKARAHVSKDHDHRHYQQQNQHYQQPSKSNYSDWDNFTFDSAFPSTQPIQDATNEPTYSQIGESDIAETNKQMPHQSSLAVLELLNNYGSAFKNLRGDRLSNRCNEAEASLFSIQQKLSTEEIMRVAGARYVQFSNQGYGDFFMPLHPFGYALSGLSEEETKDVELAHVLLAAAEKVGYQQFERANRLLLHCEFAASFKVNPVQRVVFYFAEALRKRIEKETGNGMYKGNEISTYSNGLSTNLTFLAFYQDTPFHSVMQHPGIQVILENVALESNVHLIDLEIRSGVQWTGLMEVLAGREECHIELLTITAVGVTGKQKIKETGRRLASVAKALNLPFQFKAVIVADMEDVKDQLFDVEDYEAVVVYAPLILRTMISRPSCLENLMRVMRNLSPCVMVVIEVEANHNSPSFVNRFIDALFYYSAFFDCLEACMKQEKDRVLMEGLLHEGIRNIVVAEGSERVVRSVTMEKFHGEDRSDGVGSLEQKMHQLKLQIQAERVISVKEKIEKNREKVEGYVSKIISETSRANLNASSSEQNGSFKLFSSRIEQPLCKISGFAQGYGEKNWIENQEVLFSSSTKLPLVDKIPPYTTWIFLDRFDYPFV, translated from the exons ATGGCGAATGCATTCTTCTCCTTCACACCCTTTGATTTTGGAGTCCTCGGCGGCGGCGGTGGTTTGACTCCCCAGCTTGAAGATTATGAGAAGGAAGATCAGGAGCTCAAAGGGAAGCCAGACCATTTGTTTGGGATAGAAGAATTAGGGCTGGGAGAGATGGAAAAGTTATCTCATTTGTCCAAAGATCAACAACAATCCAAGGCAAGTGATTTGATGTTGGATAATTTCAGTTTCCATACAGGTTGTTCCGAACATGATCTCCAACGTCCCAGCTTCAAGTCCGAGAAAGCACGAGCTCATGTTTCCAAAGATCACGACCACCGCCACTACCAACAACAAAATCAACATTACCAACAACCATCCAAGTCAAATTACTCCGATTGGGATAATTTCACCTTTGACTCTGCCTTCCCATCCACGCAACCAATCCAGGACGCGACGAATGAGCCCACGTACAGCCAAATAGGAGAATCAGACATTGCGGAAACCAACAAGCAAATGCCCCATCAGTCTTCCTTAGCTGTGTTGGAGCTCCTAAACAACTACGGCAGTGCGTTCAAGAATCTGAGGGGAGACAGATTAAGCAACAGATGCAATGAAGCTGAAGCCTCCTTGTTTTCGATCCAACAAAAATTGTCAACCGAGGAGATCATGAGGGTTGCCGGAGCAAGGTATGTGCAATTCTCTAATCAAGGATATGGCGATTTTTTCATGCCTTTGCACCCGTTTGGTTACGCGCTTTCGGGTCTATCTGAAGAAGAAACGAAAGATGTGGAGCTTGCTCACGTCCTTTTAGCTGCAGCAGAGAAGGTAGGCTACCAACAATTCGAGCGCGCAAACCGCCTGCTTCTTCATTGCGAATTTGCTGCCTCCTTCAAAGTCAACCCTGTCCAGAGGGTTGTTTTCTATTTCGCCGAGGCACTTCGCAAGAGGATCGAAAAGGAAACGGGGAACGGCATGTATAAGGGGAATGAAATATCTACTTATAGTAATGGACTAAGCACAAACCTTACATTTCTTGCATTCTACCAAGATACCCCCTTTCATTCAGTAATGCAGCACCCAGGAATCCAAGTAATACTCGAAAACGTAGCCTTGGAAAGCAACGTTCATTTGATTGATCTCGAAATCAGAAGCGGAGTGCAATGGACAGGGCTGATGGAAGTGCTTGCAGGGCGTGAGGAGTGCCACATTGAGCTCCTTACAATAACCGCAGTGGGAGTGACAGGCAAGCAGAAGATCAAGGAGACAGGAAGGAGGCTGGCAAGCGTCGCAAAGGCCTTGAATTTACCCTTTCAATTCAAGGCAGTGATTGTGGCAGACATGGAAGATGTCAAGGACCAATTGTTTGATGTTGAGGATTACGAAGCTGTGGTGGTTTACGCACCTCTAATACTAAGGACGATGATTTCAAGGCCAAGTTGCTTGGAAAATCTGATGAGGGTGATGAGAAATCTCAGCCCTTGTGTAATGGTGGTGATTGAGGTGGAGGCGAACCACAATTCACCGTCATTTGTGAACCGATTCATCGACGCACTGTTTTATTACAGCGCATTTTTCGACTGCCTTGAGGCTTGCATGAAGCAGGAGAAGGACAGAGTGCTGATGGAGGGGTTGTTACATGAGGGAATACGAAACATTGTGGTGGCGGAGGGGAGTGAAAGGGTTGTGAGAAGCGTGACGATGGAG AAATTCCATGGAGAAGATCGGAGTGATGGCGTCGGAAGCTTGGAGCAGAAGATGCACCAGCTCAAGTTGCAAATTCAAGCAGAGAGAGTGATATCAGTAAAA GAAAAAATTGAGAAGAACAGGGAGAAGGTAGAAGGTTATGTTTCAAAAATTATATCGGAGACATCAAGAGCGAATTTGAATGCTTCGTCATCAGAGCAAAATGGGAGctttaaattgttttcttcaAGAATTGAACAGCCTCTCTGCAAAATCAGTGGATTTGCGCAGGGATATGGTGAGAAAAACTGGATTGAGAATCAAGAGGTGTTATTCTCATCAAGTACCAAGCTCCCACTTGTTGACAAGATACCGCCTTATACAACTTGGATATTCTTGGACAGGTTTGATTACCCGTTTGTTTAG